The genomic stretch AAGCAGGAACGCCAAAACGATCAAGCCAAGGGATGTCGCAAAAATACAAAAAGCTGCAAATACTTTTCCCCATAGCTGTCTTGATGCTAGTTTTGGTTCAAATTTTGACTCGCTAGATTGTCCGTCGATCGCATTTTCTAATGGATCGAATGTATCGAACCCTTTACTCATAGGTTTCTTGGAAACGTTTGCTAATTTGCTTACTGATAATGTTGAGAAGAAGCGTGATCAAAAAGAGTGTCATACCCACAGCAAATAGGGCTTCGTATTCAACGCTGCCCACCCGCGAATCACCTTTGGCAACCTGCGCGATATAGGCTGTCATCGTACCAACGGTTTGTCTCGGATCAAGGGTAAGAATCGGACGTTGTCCTGCGGCAATCGCCACAATCATTGTCTCACCGACAGCACGAGATATTCCTAAAATAATAGCGGCACAAATGCCAGACAATGCAGCTGGAAGCACGACCTTAGTAGAAACTTCTTTTTTCGTGGAGCCAAGTCCATAGGCTGCTTCACGCAGAGAGCTTGGTACAGCAATCATTGCATCTGTACTGATTGAGGCGATCGTAGGGATAATCATTACCCCCATAATCAAGCCTGCGCTGAGAGCATTAAAGCCCTGCACCCCAGGTAGAATTTTGCTGAGTA from Pseudanabaena sp. Chao 1811 encodes the following:
- the pstC gene encoding phosphate ABC transporter permease subunit PstC, whose amino-acid sequence is MPSPVNNFEPDSLDLYQRRDRNIRESVIGYVLLFCAFISVLTTVAIVYVLASETISFFGKASIGEFLFGKTLENGNYSCSWTPQFAEKSFCVWPTVNGTLMVALIAMLVATPLGLATAIYLSEYASPSLGKFLRPIIELLAGVPTVVYGYFALTFITPLLSKILPGVQGFNALSAGLIMGVMIIPTIASISTDAMIAVPSSLREAAYGLGSTKKEVSTKVVLPAALSGICAAIILGISRAVGETMIVAIAAGQRPILTLDPRQTVGTMTAYIAQVAKGDSRVGSVEYEALFAVGMTLFLITLLLNIISKQISKRFQETYE